From the Acetomicrobium sp. S15 = DSM 107314 genome, the window GAAGCCGCCGAGAAAGATAAAGAGACGCTAGCCAGATCGCTGCAGTCGATCGAGGAAAGGAAGGGCTCGGCCGAACGTGAGCTCGAAAGGATAGTAGATCTGTGGGACGGGAGCTTCCCATATTCGGAGGCTGATGCGGCAAGCTGTGCGCCGTGAAGATGGTTCGCGGTGCGTATCAAATATAGAGGGAGCGATGAAAGATGAGACTGGATGAGGTTACGATAACCAAGGCGATAGCGGAGCGTTATTTCGATAAGCTTATGAATAACCTCGCCGTCACC encodes:
- a CDS encoding aldehyde ferredoxin oxidoreductase C-terminal domain-containing protein; translation: MRKYPPFRLPSLGLDTISTAGVIGWAMDCYENGLITKEDTGGMEIRWGDGEVIHKLIEITLRYRLGYRNLIQSHLSSLPLYLIRTANHLHGAQLAASASEYGKLPSHRSTILSSSRSAEPFLSSIDCSDLASVSLSFSAAS